In Babesia bovis T2Bo chromosome 4 map unlocalized Chr4_2, whole genome shotgun sequence, the sequence CACCCAAAAGTATCATACCAGACGAAGTGTACAAACGAGCACAGTATAACTTCTAAGGCCATGAATCATTCGGCACACGAGTAACACATGTAGAAATAGCTATCCTTGCATATGGAAAGATACACAGTGTCTATAACACTGAGCTAAGAATAGTGGTATACAGTGTGTGTCACATGGAACTCTGGAAATGTAATACTCACCGTTGCATAATGGTATGTGTCcatgtatattaaattCATGCTCAACGGACCATATAGCATAGTTAGAATTTTTACAATAACCTAGTAGAGTAaacaaataacatatatgcaTGGAAGGTCATCTGCAAAACTTGTAACTTGGGGTCTGCAAGTCTTATCTCATGTAGTGATAAATGAACGGAagttgtattatatataatacaacaaGATGGGTGGCACCGAAAAAAATCAAAATGCCTCATCTGATGAGCATGACGCAAAATATTATGCCAAATGTATGATCGGAGGTATCCTATCCTGTGGTCTGACTCATACCTTAGTTACACCCCTAGATGTCACAAAATGCCGTATGCAAACTGATCCTAAGCTATACACCGGTCTAATCTCAGGTGTGAAAACTATATACGCCAATGAAGGTGTATTTGGACTCTTCAGAGGGTGGCAACCAACCCTTCTGGGATACTCCCTGCAAGGTCTAGGTAAATTCGGACTGTATGAAGGATTTAAGGATCTTTATGCAATGCCACTTAAGAATAAAGAAGATAAAAATGTAAAGAAGGCTATCTGGCTTGCTGCCAGTGCATCTGCTGAAGTTTTCGCCGACGTTTTGCTATGCCCATGGGAAATGGTCAAGGTGAAAGTACAAACGGCACCGCGTTCAGAAAATTGGTCTAACAACCTCTTCACTTCAACCAGGCGTATGTATTTAAACAGAGAACAGACTAAATTCCCGGTAAGTATGATGCTCGTTGATTGTGATATACTACATGAGTCTGTGTTCATACCTCTTTGTACACTAGCCAATCCGTTATTCATATACTATTAGTTCGGAAGTCTTACTGCCCTATGGAGTCGACAAGTGCCATATACCATGGCAAAGTTCTTCTTCTTCGAATATATTCAGGATATCTTCTatgaacatatattaaaagGTTGTAAAGATACATTCAGCAACCCTACTCAGCTCAGTGTAACCTTCGCTTCTGGTATGTTTACTGTTTTGTTACAACATAATTAACAGGATATCTGGCTGGTATTATCTGTGCTATAGTCTCACACCCAGCTGATAACCTTATCTCACAAAAAGGAAAGGAAGCTAACAAGGGTAAAGCCGTTGGTCAAATTGTTAAAGAAATGGGCTACCTCAACCTATTCACACGTGGTCTTGGTACTAGGATCATTATGATCGGTACCCTTACCGGTCTTCAATGGTGGATATACGATTCATTCAAGGTAGGTTGAGATTGGCTGCTATGTATATTGTGATACAGACGGCCGTTGGTATTAATAAGACTAAAGATGCGAAGCCAGCAGAGTCACAAGGGCAAAGCACACAGTCAGGAGGGACAGGGGGACAAAGTTCAGGAACTAGTTGTTCCCAAacgaaataaacatactCGCAAATTGGGCGATAAATTCCACACATATAATTTATAGtatttcaatatatatgcaatGTGTGACGTTGAAAACGATCTAAACGTGCTGCAACGGCCAGTTGCCGCCAAGGGGCGTAACACCCTGGCCATCATCGTCATAGGGTAGGATAAAATCGTAATCAACAAGCCTTCCACTACCGTTATAGGATGGCAGGA encodes:
- a CDS encoding Mitochondrial carrier family protein, coding for MGGTEKNQNASSDEHDAKYYAKCMIGGILSCGLTHTLVTPLDVTKCRMQTDPKLYTGLISGVKTIYANEGVFGLFRGWQPTLLGYSLQGLGKFGLYEGFKDLYAMPLKNKEDKNVKKAIWLAASASAEVFADVLLCPWEMVKVKVQTAPRSENWSNNLFTSTRRMYLNREQTKFPFGSLTALWSRQVPYTMAKFFFFEYIQDIFYEHILKGCKDTFSNPTQLSVTFASGYLAGIICAIVSHPADNLISQKGKEANKGKAVGQIVKEMGYLNLFTRGLGTRIIMIGTLTGLQWWIYDSFKTAVGINKTKDAKPAESQGQSTQSGGTGGQSSGTSCSQTK